From the Halalkalicoccus sp. CGA53 genome, one window contains:
- a CDS encoding ubiquitin-like small modifier protein 1: MNLELRFFATFREAVGQKTIEREYAEDATVGEVLADLEAEFDGLEGQLLEDGAIRPQLSILKNGRDVTHAAGVETALGEDDTLSVFPPVAGGWI; encoded by the coding sequence ATGAACCTCGAACTCCGGTTCTTCGCGACCTTCCGCGAGGCGGTCGGCCAGAAGACGATCGAGCGCGAGTACGCGGAGGACGCGACCGTCGGCGAGGTCCTCGCCGACCTCGAGGCGGAGTTCGACGGTCTGGAGGGACAGCTCCTCGAGGACGGAGCGATCCGACCCCAGCTCTCTATCCTCAAGAACGGTCGGGACGTGACCCACGCGGCCGGCGTCGAGACCGCACTGGGCGAAGATGACACCCTCTCGGTGTTCCCCCCGGTCGCCGGCGGTTGGATATGA
- a CDS encoding redoxin domain-containing protein, translating to MIETGDSVPEFTLPMVTPELAARAERGSYTSDDVETFSVADALDHGPVVVATFPGVYSRTCTRELCELRDWIDDLTDLDAAVYGLSVDTPWSQLAFIDEYDLSYPLLSTFSSDLPDELGIRRTSGVLAGITGRVVLVIAPDRTVVYAWETEESLTFPDLEAIEDAIASAEG from the coding sequence ATGATCGAGACGGGCGATTCGGTACCCGAGTTCACGCTGCCGATGGTCACACCCGAACTCGCAGCGCGCGCCGAACGTGGGTCGTACACCTCCGACGACGTCGAGACGTTCTCGGTGGCCGACGCACTCGACCACGGACCGGTGGTCGTCGCGACGTTCCCGGGGGTCTATTCGCGGACCTGCACGCGAGAGCTCTGCGAGCTTCGCGACTGGATCGACGACCTGACCGACCTCGACGCGGCCGTCTACGGGCTGAGCGTCGACACGCCGTGGTCACAGCTCGCCTTTATCGACGAGTACGACCTCTCCTATCCGTTGCTCTCGACGTTCTCCTCCGACCTCCCCGACGAGCTGGGGATCCGCCGAACGTCGGGTGTGCTCGCGGGGATCACCGGCCGGGTCGTGCTCGTGATCGCGCCGGATCGCACGGTCGTCTACGCCTGGGAGACCGAGGAGTCGCTCACCTTTCCCGACCTGGAGGCGATCGAGGACGCGATCGCGTCGGCCGAGGGGTAG
- a CDS encoding aspartate aminotransferase family protein, producing the protein MATGPPIDELHIDEAPHVETPFPGPRAQKLLDRQREIDSNAVAYPRAVPLVPDEARGATVRDVDGNVFLDFFAGIGVLNVGHSNPYVLEGVREQTDKLVHTIDFPTEARIEFIETLDRILPSGLRGRNRVVFGGPSGSDAIEASIKLAKANTGGRGLLAFHGAYHGGTSGAMSLTGGVKYKENYTPLLPDVVHVPYPYPVREEGGGDAGAVCPREDCCGEMSCARSLEAVRTAVEDPYSGLANPAGIWVEPIQGEGGVVVPPEGFLPGLREIADDNGLPLITDEIQVGFGRTGEWFASDHWDVTPDAMPLAKGIGGAGLPLGALAYHEDLDTWGPGGHVGTFRGNVPAMVGGVRAIEYIEEHGLLAHARELGEYIRSRLRETGETTPGLIEVRGKGLLIGAEFATEGGDPDPETVKGVRRYCYERGVLVWTAGRNDEVLRLLPPLVMTREQAETGLDVICEAIEATGR; encoded by the coding sequence ATGGCTACAGGGCCGCCGATAGACGAACTCCACATCGACGAGGCGCCGCACGTCGAGACGCCGTTCCCGGGGCCGAGGGCGCAGAAACTGCTCGACCGCCAGCGCGAGATCGACTCGAACGCCGTCGCCTACCCGCGGGCGGTCCCGCTCGTCCCGGACGAAGCGCGGGGCGCGACGGTCCGCGACGTCGACGGCAACGTCTTCCTCGACTTCTTCGCGGGCATCGGCGTGCTCAACGTGGGCCACTCGAACCCCTACGTACTGGAAGGGGTCCGCGAGCAGACCGACAAACTGGTCCACACGATCGACTTCCCGACCGAGGCGAGGATCGAGTTCATCGAGACGCTCGACCGGATCCTCCCGTCGGGACTGCGCGGTCGGAACCGCGTGGTCTTCGGCGGGCCGAGCGGGAGCGACGCGATCGAGGCGTCGATCAAACTCGCGAAGGCGAACACCGGCGGACGGGGACTGCTCGCCTTCCACGGGGCGTACCACGGCGGCACCTCCGGCGCGATGAGCCTCACGGGCGGCGTGAAGTACAAGGAGAACTACACCCCGCTGCTGCCCGACGTGGTCCACGTGCCGTACCCGTATCCCGTCAGGGAGGAGGGCGGCGGCGACGCGGGGGCGGTCTGCCCCCGGGAGGACTGCTGTGGCGAGATGAGCTGTGCCCGGTCACTCGAGGCGGTTCGTACCGCCGTCGAAGATCCCTACAGCGGGCTCGCGAACCCGGCGGGGATCTGGGTCGAGCCGATCCAGGGCGAGGGCGGCGTCGTCGTTCCTCCGGAGGGGTTCCTCCCCGGACTGCGGGAGATCGCCGACGACAACGGGCTCCCGCTGATCACCGACGAGATACAGGTCGGCTTCGGGCGCACCGGCGAGTGGTTCGCCTCCGATCACTGGGACGTGACCCCCGACGCGATGCCGCTCGCGAAAGGGATCGGGGGTGCGGGTCTCCCGCTCGGCGCGCTCGCGTACCACGAGGACCTCGACACCTGGGGGCCGGGTGGTCACGTCGGCACGTTCAGGGGGAACGTCCCGGCGATGGTCGGCGGCGTGCGGGCGATCGAGTACATCGAGGAACACGGCCTGCTCGCCCACGCCCGGGAGCTCGGCGAGTACATCCGCTCGCGTCTCCGCGAGACGGGGGAGACGACCCCGGGACTGATCGAGGTGCGCGGGAAGGGCCTGCTGATCGGCGCGGAGTTCGCGACCGAGGGTGGGGATCCCGATCCCGAGACGGTGAAGGGGGTACGGAGGTACTGCTACGAGCGGGGCGTGCTCGTCTGGACCGCGGGACGTAACGACGAGGTGCTCAGGCTCCTCCCCCCGCTCGTGATGACCCGCGAGCAGGCCGAGACGGGCCTCGACGTGATCTGCGAGGCGATCGAGGCTACCGGTCGATAA
- a CDS encoding aldehyde ferredoxin oxidoreductase family protein yields the protein MTDLGGFHDHVARVNLTDGDVGYESIPDEDAEKYIGARGLGVKYVFDQGPDVDPMGEENLLAFMNGPLTGTQVVMSGRIAVCTKSPLTGTVTDSHHGGWSGARLKWAGFDGLLFEGRSEDPVYAYVEDGELELRDASHLWGKGVHETREIIEEEVDGAYGKNLSHMAIGPGGENGVRYACIMNEDDRASGRGGTGCVMGSKNLKAVVVKSTTKMPKPADQETFMEGHQQAMSVIQESDVTAPNEGGLSMYGTNVLMNITEEMDGLPTRNAKYTSTRSAREDGWNDSIDAEEVSGENVRENILVDEPTCHSCPVACKKEVEVQTMHKGEEMNVRMESYEYESAFALGPNSGHTERDDIALMIDRCNDVGVDTIEVGNMMAMAMEMTEEGKLDDIDGLEWGDSETMIELIEKIGHREGELADLLAEGASRVAEMRDAEENSLAVKGQTIPAYDPRCMKGMGIAYATSNRGACHLRGYTPAAEILGIPEKVDPYEWEGKGELTALFQDLHAISDSFDICKFNAFAEGIEEYVLQYNGMTGLDVSEDELMAAGERVYNLERYYNNLAGFDGADDSLPARFLEDGIPGQGASEGEYCELEEMKEEYYDHRGWVDGVVSEEKLEELEIDVGPGTGVSTGDSPAPADD from the coding sequence ATGACAGACTTAGGCGGTTTTCACGACCACGTCGCCCGGGTGAACCTCACCGACGGCGACGTAGGGTACGAGTCGATCCCCGACGAGGACGCGGAGAAGTACATCGGCGCGCGCGGCCTCGGCGTGAAGTACGTCTTCGACCAGGGTCCCGACGTCGACCCGATGGGCGAGGAGAACCTACTGGCGTTCATGAACGGTCCACTGACGGGCACGCAGGTGGTGATGAGCGGCCGGATCGCGGTCTGCACCAAGTCGCCGCTCACCGGCACCGTCACCGACAGCCACCACGGCGGCTGGTCCGGCGCCCGGCTCAAGTGGGCCGGCTTCGACGGCCTGCTGTTCGAGGGCAGGTCCGAGGACCCGGTCTACGCCTACGTCGAGGACGGCGAACTCGAACTGCGCGACGCCTCACATCTCTGGGGGAAGGGCGTCCACGAGACGCGCGAGATAATCGAGGAGGAGGTCGACGGCGCCTACGGGAAGAACCTCTCGCACATGGCAATCGGCCCAGGCGGCGAGAACGGCGTGCGCTACGCCTGCATCATGAACGAGGACGACCGCGCCTCGGGTCGCGGCGGCACCGGCTGCGTGATGGGCTCGAAGAACCTGAAGGCGGTCGTCGTCAAGTCCACGACGAAGATGCCCAAACCCGCCGACCAGGAGACGTTCATGGAGGGCCACCAGCAGGCGATGTCGGTGATTCAGGAGTCGGACGTCACCGCGCCGAACGAGGGCGGGCTCTCGATGTACGGGACGAACGTGCTGATGAACATCACCGAGGAGATGGACGGCCTCCCCACCAGGAACGCCAAGTACACCTCGACGCGCAGCGCACGCGAGGACGGCTGGAACGACTCGATCGACGCCGAGGAGGTGTCGGGGGAGAACGTCCGTGAGAACATCCTCGTCGACGAGCCGACCTGTCACTCCTGTCCGGTCGCCTGCAAGAAGGAGGTCGAGGTGCAGACGATGCACAAGGGCGAGGAGATGAACGTCCGGATGGAGTCCTACGAGTACGAGTCCGCCTTCGCGCTGGGGCCGAACTCCGGACACACCGAGCGCGACGACATCGCGCTGATGATCGACCGGTGTAACGACGTCGGCGTCGACACGATCGAGGTCGGCAACATGATGGCGATGGCGATGGAGATGACCGAGGAGGGCAAACTCGACGACATCGACGGACTCGAGTGGGGCGACTCCGAGACGATGATCGAGCTCATCGAGAAGATCGGTCACAGGGAGGGCGAGCTCGCGGACCTCCTCGCCGAGGGCGCGAGCCGCGTCGCGGAGATGCGCGACGCCGAGGAGAACTCGCTCGCGGTGAAGGGTCAGACGATCCCCGCCTACGATCCCCGCTGCATGAAGGGGATGGGCATCGCCTACGCGACCAGCAACCGCGGGGCGTGTCACCTGCGCGGGTACACGCCCGCCGCGGAGATCCTCGGAATCCCGGAGAAGGTCGATCCGTACGAGTGGGAGGGCAAAGGCGAGCTGACCGCGCTGTTCCAGGACCTCCACGCGATCAGCGACTCGTTCGACATCTGCAAGTTCAACGCGTTCGCCGAGGGGATCGAGGAGTACGTCCTGCAGTACAACGGCATGACGGGTCTCGACGTCTCGGAGGACGAACTGATGGCGGCCGGCGAGCGCGTCTACAACCTCGAACGCTACTACAACAACCTCGCGGGCTTCGACGGCGCGGACGACTCGCTGCCCGCCCGCTTCCTCGAGGACGGCATCCCCGGTCAGGGTGCCTCGGAAGGCGAGTACTGCGAGCTAGAGGAGATGAAAGAGGAGTACTACGACCACCGTGGCTGGGTCGACGGCGTCGTCAGCGAGGAGAAACTCGAGGAACTGGAGATCGATGTCGGGCCGGGCACGGGCGTCTCCACCGGCGACTCGCCCGCTCCCGCCGACGACTGA
- a CDS encoding glycoside hydrolase family 68 protein, protein MSEEYVPGFGAPSGWSREQAARLERTPETVAPIIYPPERDPAPHVHIWDTWLLRERDGSIATIDGWRVILSLTAPSDLLPGKRHDVAEIRAFASRDGREWYDVGPVFDGGALGSRQWAGSTLYDGGDLTVFYTAAGTAGEHDLSYDQQIAAATGGRIEAGEDGPSIEGPWDHEVILEPDGERYETNAQTRGMIYTFRDPWFFEDGDETYLLFEANTPVPDRTGACDDPVQEEFNGSIGLARSPTGDLNDWVLEEPIVDAVCTNQELERPHVIVRGGTYYLFVSSHRHTFAPGLTGFDALYGFVGESLRGPYRPLNGSGLVATNPENAPYQAYSWLVYSHREELLSTSFFNYYDLGPLGIDDVGRLPEDEQKRRFGGSLAPTLRIGVEGDSTEILGALDHGHLPLPSEDLPELVLGEHSEEGYGAF, encoded by the coding sequence ATGAGCGAGGAGTACGTCCCCGGCTTCGGCGCGCCCTCCGGCTGGTCGCGCGAGCAGGCCGCCCGGCTCGAACGCACTCCCGAGACGGTCGCGCCGATCATCTATCCGCCCGAGCGGGACCCTGCCCCACACGTCCACATCTGGGACACCTGGCTGCTCCGGGAGCGCGACGGCTCGATCGCCACGATCGACGGCTGGCGCGTGATCCTCTCGTTGACGGCACCCTCGGACCTCCTGCCCGGCAAACGCCACGACGTCGCCGAGATCCGCGCGTTCGCCTCGCGCGACGGCCGCGAGTGGTACGACGTCGGCCCCGTCTTCGACGGCGGGGCGCTCGGCTCGCGCCAGTGGGCCGGCTCCACCCTCTACGACGGCGGCGATCTCACCGTCTTCTACACCGCCGCGGGCACCGCCGGCGAGCACGACCTCAGCTACGACCAGCAGATCGCGGCGGCGACCGGCGGGCGGATCGAAGCCGGCGAGGATGGGCCCTCGATCGAGGGGCCGTGGGACCACGAGGTGATCCTCGAACCCGACGGCGAGCGCTACGAGACGAACGCCCAGACCCGGGGGATGATCTACACCTTCCGCGACCCCTGGTTCTTCGAGGACGGCGACGAGACGTACCTGCTGTTCGAGGCGAACACGCCGGTTCCCGACAGAACGGGCGCCTGCGACGACCCGGTACAGGAGGAGTTCAACGGGAGTATCGGTCTCGCACGCTCGCCGACCGGCGATCTGAACGACTGGGTGCTGGAGGAGCCGATCGTCGACGCGGTCTGTACGAACCAGGAGCTCGAACGCCCGCACGTGATCGTTCGCGGGGGCACCTACTACCTCTTCGTCTCGAGCCATCGCCACACGTTCGCGCCCGGCCTCACGGGGTTCGACGCGCTCTACGGCTTCGTCGGGGAGTCCCTCCGGGGACCGTACCGCCCGCTCAACGGCTCCGGACTGGTGGCGACGAACCCCGAGAACGCGCCGTACCAGGCGTACTCCTGGCTCGTCTACTCCCACAGGGAGGAGCTACTGTCGACGAGCTTCTTCAACTACTACGACCTCGGTCCGCTCGGCATCGACGACGTCGGGCGGCTCCCCGAGGACGAACAGAAACGCCGGTTCGGCGGCTCGCTCGCGCCGACGCTCCGGATCGGCGTGGAGGGCGACAGTACGGAGATCCTGGGCGCGCTGGATCACGGTCACCTCCCGTTGCCGAGCGAAGACCTTCCGGAGCTCGTGCTCGGAGAGCACTCGGAGGAGGGCTACGGCGCGTTCTGA
- a CDS encoding DUF2270 domain-containing protein → MEGNDTFDPETEEAREVAAEAGRETADFLSLLPHYYRGEVGQMSTRVSRLDLTIDWAIGVIAAVLALSFASPESPPYFLLIGMLALTIFLVFDVRRYRSFDATRSRVRMIEENVFANAFNPEGSVHKEWRSELADDLRKPTLKVSSREAMTRRLRRVYFPLLSVLLVAWLFRITLFVPDERWFETAAVPGVPGVVVVVAVVVYYLLALLVTLWPTSRQAKGEYHGVEPGTWKAEE, encoded by the coding sequence ATGGAGGGAAACGACACGTTCGACCCCGAGACGGAGGAGGCCCGTGAGGTGGCCGCGGAGGCGGGACGGGAAACGGCCGACTTCCTCTCGCTGCTTCCGCACTATTACCGGGGAGAGGTGGGCCAGATGTCGACCCGCGTCAGCCGCCTCGACCTGACGATCGACTGGGCTATCGGCGTGATCGCCGCCGTGCTCGCGCTCTCGTTCGCCTCCCCGGAGAGCCCACCGTACTTCCTGTTGATCGGCATGCTCGCGCTGACGATCTTCCTCGTGTTCGACGTCAGACGGTACCGCTCGTTCGACGCGACGCGTTCCCGGGTGCGGATGATCGAGGAGAACGTCTTCGCGAACGCGTTCAACCCCGAAGGCTCGGTTCACAAGGAGTGGCGAAGCGAGCTCGCCGACGACCTCCGAAAGCCGACCCTGAAGGTCTCGTCCCGGGAGGCGATGACCCGCCGACTGCGTCGGGTCTACTTCCCGCTCTTGAGCGTCCTGCTCGTGGCGTGGCTGTTTCGAATCACGCTTTTCGTTCCGGACGAACGGTGGTTCGAGACCGCGGCCGTCCCCGGGGTTCCGGGGGTGGTCGTCGTCGTCGCCGTCGTGGTCTACTACCTCCTCGCCCTGCTCGTGACGCTGTGGCCGACCTCCCGACAGGCGAAGGGCGAGTACCACGGCGTGGAACCGGGAACGTGGAAGGCCGAGGAGTGA
- a CDS encoding glycoside hydrolase family 32 protein codes for MDRSSPAVGCPFLDALSPAQRAVYADVPFKTTPVTFDALSTDDHDLLWWHQEEPLAITDELYAHRERLLPYLREGGGLLLTGRALSAVAALGVDPVPPDVTGVDEEPTGPLPKARYTDHPLFSGFDERAFTAEHAPFARYEGILPERGEPLAATARGSGDAYGQLPIVVWRVGRGAVLGIGSFVSVGDAFSERRDLLLSNAIDCLARPEELPERPQDVPALGELRATLAGDHHRPSYHLTAPANWLNDPNGLIRWNGQYHVFYQYNPGGPHHGTIHWGHASSTDLVRWRDEPVALTPSPNGPDRDGCWSGCAVDDDGTPTLVYTGGRERRQLPCLATSDDPELRTWEKYEANPVIGLPPEEPPLLSTDHWETEFRDHALWREEGIWHHLIGSGTDAGIGVVLHYTGTDLDSWQYQGPILAGEPGEGHMWECPELLGFADRDLLHVSNYDEVRYFIGSFDAERGRFDRESTGLLDHGDFYAPQSLADGDRYLTWGWLPEARGAREQWEAGWSGCLSLPRELSVEGGELRQRPAPELEGLRGERHEFDLAVEPGTETELPIRGRSLELTVDIDLGDAESIEIACFASPDGDERATIRYTGEELLIDRSRVGGPGTVEEPVVAPAEDLTDPLTLRAFVDCSVVELFANERRCLTGRVYPEREDGDRLSVSAEGGSAHVSMAVWPLDSIW; via the coding sequence ATGGATCGGTCCTCGCCCGCGGTCGGTTGCCCCTTCCTCGACGCGCTCTCGCCGGCCCAGCGGGCGGTCTACGCCGACGTCCCGTTCAAGACGACGCCGGTCACGTTCGACGCGCTCTCGACCGACGACCACGACCTGCTCTGGTGGCACCAAGAGGAGCCCCTCGCGATCACCGACGAGCTCTACGCCCACCGCGAGCGGCTCCTCCCGTACCTGCGTGAGGGTGGTGGCCTCCTGCTGACCGGACGCGCGCTCTCGGCGGTGGCCGCGCTCGGCGTCGACCCGGTCCCGCCGGACGTGACTGGGGTGGACGAGGAACCGACCGGGCCGCTTCCGAAGGCCCGGTACACCGACCACCCGCTCTTCTCGGGGTTCGACGAACGGGCGTTCACCGCGGAACACGCCCCATTCGCCCGCTACGAAGGGATCCTCCCCGAGCGTGGCGAACCGCTCGCGGCGACCGCCCGCGGGAGCGGGGACGCCTACGGCCAGCTTCCGATTGTCGTCTGGCGGGTCGGCCGGGGAGCGGTCCTCGGGATCGGTTCGTTCGTCTCGGTCGGGGACGCCTTCAGCGAGCGACGAGATCTCCTGCTCTCGAACGCGATCGACTGTCTCGCACGACCGGAGGAGCTCCCGGAGCGGCCCCAGGACGTCCCCGCCCTCGGCGAACTGCGAGCCACGCTCGCGGGCGACCACCACCGTCCGAGCTACCACCTCACCGCGCCGGCGAACTGGCTCAACGACCCGAACGGTCTGATCCGCTGGAACGGCCAGTACCACGTCTTCTACCAGTACAACCCGGGCGGCCCACACCACGGGACGATCCACTGGGGTCACGCCTCCAGTACGGATCTCGTCCGCTGGCGGGACGAACCGGTCGCGCTCACGCCGTCGCCGAACGGCCCCGACCGCGACGGCTGCTGGTCGGGCTGTGCGGTCGACGACGACGGGACGCCGACGCTCGTCTACACCGGCGGGCGGGAGCGGAGACAGCTGCCCTGCCTCGCGACGAGCGACGATCCCGAGCTCCGGACGTGGGAGAAGTACGAGGCGAACCCGGTGATCGGACTCCCGCCGGAGGAGCCGCCCCTGCTCTCGACTGACCACTGGGAGACGGAGTTCCGCGACCACGCGCTCTGGCGCGAAGAGGGGATCTGGCACCACCTGATCGGTTCGGGCACCGACGCGGGCATCGGCGTCGTCCTCCACTACACGGGCACGGACCTCGACAGCTGGCAGTACCAGGGGCCGATCCTCGCCGGCGAGCCGGGCGAGGGCCACATGTGGGAGTGTCCGGAGCTGCTCGGGTTCGCCGACCGCGACCTGCTTCACGTCTCGAACTACGACGAGGTGCGCTACTTCATCGGCTCGTTCGACGCCGAGCGCGGCCGCTTCGACCGCGAGTCGACCGGACTGCTCGACCACGGCGACTTCTACGCCCCGCAATCGCTCGCCGACGGGGATCGGTACCTCACCTGGGGGTGGCTCCCCGAGGCCCGCGGCGCGCGAGAGCAGTGGGAGGCCGGCTGGTCCGGCTGTCTCTCGCTCCCGCGCGAACTCTCGGTCGAGGGGGGCGAACTCCGCCAGCGTCCCGCCCCGGAACTGGAGGGCTTACGGGGCGAACGCCACGAGTTCGACCTCGCGGTCGAACCGGGTACCGAAACCGAACTCCCGATCCGCGGACGCTCGCTCGAGCTCACTGTTGATATCGATCTCGGTGACGCCGAATCGATCGAGATCGCCTGCTTCGCCTCGCCGGACGGCGACGAACGGGCGACGATCCGCTACACCGGCGAGGAGCTCCTGATCGACCGGAGCCGGGTAGGGGGACCGGGCACGGTCGAGGAGCCGGTCGTCGCCCCGGCGGAGGACCTGACCGATCCGCTCACGCTCAGGGCGTTCGTCGACTGCTCAGTCGTGGAGCTGTTCGCGAACGAGCGGCGCTGTCTCACCGGGCGGGTGTATCCGGAGCGCGAGGACGGTGATCGGCTCTCCGTCTCGGCCGAGGGTGGTTCGGCGCACGTGTCGATGGCGGTCTGGCCGCTCGATTCGATCTGGTGA
- a CDS encoding DEAD/DEAH box helicase, with protein MTDDLSADDFHDALQALRTPVATASEVARAVGCTQEEADRALSTLVEAGRVGRRAVETDPVVFYPAGWDSQVERERVVVFPERREVIVSHPTQFTRARLAGFAYLVDTNRSGDYLYRIREEDVWGAPHDDFDSLRSTVRDVLGERSPHLEEWIERQYKRARQFALRTHDDGYTVLEADSESLMGNVARRVLDEDQLHAPISDTESWVREGSEAEIKRILYEEGYPVRDDRELDPGDALSLSLSLPLREYQRDWVERFSEQGSGVLVGPPGSGKTVAAMGAMEAVGGETLILVPSRELAGQWRTSLLSHTSLGEDEIGEYHGGEKEIRPVTVATYQTAGMDRHRGLFDSRRWGLVVYDEAHHIPAPIFRTSAQLQSKHRLGLTATPVRESEDEREIFTLIGPAIGTDWSALFEAGFVAEPEVEIRYVPFDEGAEEAYARAEGYEKRKLASENPAKLAEIERIRAEHAEEKALIFVEWLDQGERYAEALSVPFVSGETRHAKRERYFSEFRTGVRDTLIVSRIGDEGIDLPDAEVAIVASGLGGSRRQGAQRAGRTMRPAGTARMYVLATRGTGEETFARDQLRHLEAKGVRVLEADAEAIAE; from the coding sequence GTGACCGACGACCTCTCCGCCGACGACTTCCACGACGCCCTCCAGGCGCTCCGGACGCCCGTTGCGACCGCGAGCGAGGTGGCCCGCGCAGTCGGCTGCACCCAGGAGGAGGCCGACCGCGCGCTCTCGACGCTCGTCGAGGCGGGCCGGGTCGGCCGCCGCGCGGTCGAGACCGACCCGGTCGTCTTCTACCCCGCCGGCTGGGACTCGCAGGTCGAGCGCGAACGGGTCGTCGTCTTCCCCGAACGCCGGGAGGTGATCGTCTCCCACCCGACGCAGTTCACCCGTGCTCGGCTGGCCGGCTTCGCCTACCTCGTGGACACGAACCGCTCGGGTGACTACCTCTACCGGATCCGCGAAGAGGACGTCTGGGGCGCGCCCCACGACGACTTCGACTCGCTGCGCTCGACCGTACGAGACGTCCTCGGCGAGCGTTCTCCTCACCTCGAGGAGTGGATCGAACGCCAGTACAAGCGCGCTCGCCAGTTCGCCCTTCGGACGCACGACGACGGCTACACGGTGCTCGAAGCCGACAGCGAGAGCCTGATGGGCAACGTCGCCCGCCGGGTGCTCGACGAGGACCAGCTCCACGCGCCGATCTCCGACACCGAGAGCTGGGTTCGCGAGGGCTCGGAGGCCGAGATCAAACGGATCCTCTACGAGGAGGGTTACCCCGTCCGCGACGACCGGGAGCTAGACCCCGGCGACGCGCTCTCGCTCTCGCTCTCGCTCCCGCTCCGGGAGTACCAGCGCGACTGGGTCGAGCGGTTCTCGGAGCAGGGATCGGGCGTGCTCGTCGGCCCGCCGGGCAGCGGGAAGACCGTCGCCGCGATGGGCGCGATGGAGGCCGTCGGGGGGGAAACGCTGATCCTCGTCCCGTCGCGCGAACTCGCGGGCCAGTGGCGGACGTCGCTGCTCTCGCACACCTCGCTGGGTGAGGACGAGATCGGCGAGTACCACGGCGGCGAGAAGGAGATCCGGCCAGTGACGGTCGCGACCTACCAGACGGCGGGGATGGACAGACATCGGGGACTGTTCGACTCGCGGCGGTGGGGGCTGGTCGTCTACGACGAGGCCCACCACATCCCGGCGCCGATCTTCCGGACGAGCGCGCAGTTGCAGTCGAAACACCGGCTTGGGCTCACGGCGACACCCGTCAGGGAGTCCGAGGACGAACGCGAGATATTCACGCTGATCGGCCCGGCGATCGGCACCGACTGGTCGGCGCTGTTCGAGGCGGGGTTCGTCGCCGAGCCCGAGGTCGAGATCCGGTACGTCCCGTTCGACGAGGGGGCCGAGGAGGCGTACGCGCGGGCGGAGGGCTACGAGAAACGCAAACTCGCCTCGGAGAACCCGGCGAAGCTGGCGGAGATCGAACGGATCCGGGCAGAACACGCAGAGGAGAAGGCGCTGATCTTCGTCGAGTGGCTGGATCAGGGCGAACGGTACGCCGAGGCGCTCTCCGTGCCGTTCGTGAGCGGCGAGACCCGACACGCAAAGCGCGAGCGCTACTTCTCCGAGTTCCGAACCGGGGTGAGAGACACGTTGATCGTCTCCCGGATAGGCGACGAGGGAATCGATCTCCCCGACGCGGAGGTCGCCATCGTCGCCTCCGGTCTCGGCGGCTCGCGCAGGCAGGGCGCCCAGCGCGCCGGCCGGACGATGCGTCCCGCGGGCACCGCCCGGATGTACGTCCTCGCGACGCGAGGCACCGGTGAGGAGACGTTCGCTCGCGATCAGCTCAGGCACCTGGAGGCGAAGGGCGTTCGCGTGCTCGAAGCGGACGCGGAAGCGATCGCGGAGTGA